A genomic region of Dreissena polymorpha isolate Duluth1 chromosome 4, UMN_Dpol_1.0, whole genome shotgun sequence contains the following coding sequences:
- the LOC127878036 gene encoding uncharacterized protein LOC127878036, with the protein MVWVVILIVPYGLLVTKTNMNVNWATLSLQVLTCPFLVPLISTISWSKTTSKGVISGCVTGLGASVAGMMIMGSTYEGGLVNFYVNTAHDYSLLTSMIAGLVTSAIVTIGVSLCTNTIRSEEDSDMEWAKTISIDNPLSPFRLVYEEELAKLDVSTIITARIMDKVFRKARLVAVLGGVLSLVLFVVILPTVALSFDVLSFD; encoded by the exons ATGGTGTGGGTCGTCATTTTAATCGTACCGTACGGTCTTCTTGTAACCAAAACCAACATGAACGTCAATTGGGCGACTCTGAGTTTACAAGTGTTGACTTGCCCATTTTTGGTCCCTCTGATATCAACGATATCTTGGTCCAAAACAACTTCCAAAGGCGTCATTTCTG GTTGCGTTACTGGCCTTGGTGCATCTGTAGCTGGTATGATGATTATGGGGTCTACTTACGAAGGCGGACTCGTAAATTTCTATGTGAACACCGCACATGATTACAGTCTTTTGACTTCCATGATTGCCGGTTTAGTCACAAGCGCGATTGTGACAATAGGCGTATCCCTCTGTACCAACACAATAAGGTCAGAAGAAGACAGCGACATGGAATGGGCTAAAACGATTAGCATTGACAACCCTCTGAGTCCGTTTCGTTTGGTCTACGAGGAAGAACTGGCTAAACTTGATGTCAGTACCATAATAACAGCAAGAATTATGGATAAAGTATTCAGAAAAGCTCGTTTGGTCGCAGTGTTGGGCGGGGTACTGAGTCTCGTCTTATTCGTCGTGATACTTCCGACAGTTGCGCTTAGTTTTGATGTCCTTTCGTTTGATTAG